From Glycine soja cultivar W05 chromosome 4, ASM419377v2, whole genome shotgun sequence, the proteins below share one genomic window:
- the LOC114408363 gene encoding uncharacterized protein LOC114408363, with protein MIQQGIDSKFCEYSLGNCKMDLPNRDKQLTVAVKTALRDLQNDNKIMVPTSVGSSSFLKDKDPGTDSNRVSGTKRPLSDYPLNHQLQQSPSNNAANGHLVYVRRKSEAELSKGIAYENPSINAYCSHSRQLCCEEETAQPKSQIKEPPQLKEPKASCFPAFAPFPMASSMNSSGKPSVPISLGKSAKKLAPVESNYVTASSGPTTIGNPKGLKNLHWDERYQQLQMFLRKLDQSDREEYIQMLHSLSSVELSKHAVELEKRSIQLSLEEAKELQRVAVLNVLGKSVKNFKAPADYDECSDKLKTLS; from the exons ATGATTCAACAAGGTATAGATTCTAAATTTTGTGAGTATAGTCTGGGCAATTGTAAAATGGACTTGCCTAATCGTGATAAACAACTGACTGTTGCTGTGAAGACAGCATTGAGAGATCtgcaaaatgataataaaatcatgGTGCCAACCTCTGTTGGAAGCTCTTCATTTTTAAAGGATAAGGATCCTGGTACTGATTCTAATAGAGTTTCTGGCACCAAGAGACCCTTGTCTGACTACCCATTGAATCACCAGCTCCAACAATCTCCAAGCAATAATGCTGCAAATGGACATCTTGTGTATGTCCGTAGAAAATCAGAAGCAGAATTGAGCAAGGGCATTGCTTATGAAAATCCAAGTATTAATGCTTATTGTTCACATTCTAGGCAACTTTGTTGTGAAGAGGAGACTGCTCAACCAAAATCTCAGATAAAGGAGCCACCTCAGTTAAAGGAACCTAAGGCTTCTTGCTTCCCAGCATTTGCACCTTTTCCTATGGCTTCTTCAATGAACTCATCTGGAAAGCCTTCAGTTCCTATTTCTCTTGGGAAATCTGCCAAGAAATTAGCACCAGTTGAGTCCAATTATGTGACAGCTTCTTCTGGCCCAACTACTATTGGTAATCCAaagggattaaaaaatttgcacTGGGACGAGCGATACCAACAATTGCAGATGTTTTTGAGGAAATTGGACCAATCAGATCGAGAGGAATATATCCAAA TGCTTCACTCCCTGTCCTCAGTTGAACTTAGCAAACATGCTGTTGAGTTAGAGAAGAGATCAATTCAGCTTTCGTTAGAGGAAG CTAAAGAATTGCAGCGTGTTGCTGTTTTAAATGTCTTGGGTAAATCAGTGAAAAACTTCAAAGCACCCGCAGATTATGACGAATGTTCAGACAAGTTGAAGACATTATCATGA
- the LOC114408365 gene encoding G2/mitotic-specific cyclin-2-like has translation MEGSKENCVPRIPLIPSSNLQEGPRMKPLLHHRLPLGNISQNVNMPHSQVNKLDLSRKCTAHTIQHHFPQETKKQNLLAPNPSCKLDCDIVDIDDDDGDGSDDAVPVFVKHTEAMLDEIDKIEEVEMEDVEEEPVLDIDACDRKDPLAVVEYIDDIYSFYKDIENSSCVSPNYMTSQLDINERMRAILIDWLIEVHYKFELLEETLFLTVNLIDRFLERQAVIRNKLQLVGVTAMLIACKYEEVTVPTVEDFILITDKAYTRNEVLDMEKLMMNILQFKLSMPTPYMFMRRFLKAAHSDKKLELLSFFLVELCLVECKMLKFSPSLLAAAAIYTAQCSLYQFKQWTKTTKWYTDYSEEKLLECSRLMVTFHQKAGSGKLTGVYRKYNTWKYGCAAKIEPALFLLDN, from the exons ATGGAGGGCTCAAAGGAAAACTGTGTGCCTCGGATTCCGCTCATACCCTCTTCAAATCTTCAAG AAGGTCCAAGAATGAAGCCTCTCCTCCATCACCGGCTGCCTCTCGGCAACATCAGTCAGAATGTTAATATGCCTCATTCTCAAGTCAACAAACTAGATCTTTCCCG CAAGTGTACGGCTCACACAATTCAGCACCACTTCCCTCAA GAAACTAAGAAACAGAACCTGTTGGCCCCGAACCCGAGTTGCAAGTTAGACTGTGATATCGTAGATATTGATGATGACGATGGGGATGGCAGTGACGATGCCGTTCCAGTATTTGTCAAGCACACTGAAGCCATGCTTGATGAAATTGACAAGATA GAGGAAGTTGAAATGGAAGATGTGGAGGAGGAACCTGTTTTGGACATCGATGCCTGTGATAGGAAAGATCCACTTGCAGTGGTTGAGTACATAGATGATATATACAGTTTCTACAAGGACATTGAG AATTCGAGCTGTGTCTCTCCAAATTACATGACTAGTCAACTTGACATTAATGAGAGGATGAGGGCAATTCTTATTGACTGGCTTATTGAG GTTCACTACAAATTTGAGCTTTTGGAGGAGACGTTGTTCCTTACTGTCAATCTCATAGACAGGTTCTTGGAGCGTCAGGCAGTGATCAGAAATAAACTTCAGTTAGTTGGTGTAACAGCTATGCTAATAGCTTGTAAGTATGAGGAGGTCACAGTTCCTACCGTTGAGGATTTTATTCTGATAACAGACAAGGCATATACAAGAAATGAGGTTTTAGATATG GAGAAATTAATGATGAACATCTTGCAATTCAAGCTGTCTATGCCTACTCCATACATGTTCATGAGAAGATTTCTTAAGGCAGCTCATTCTGATAAAAAG CTGGAGCtcttgtccttcttcttggtcGAGCTTTGCTTGGTAGAATGCAAAATGCTGAAGTTTTCACCATCTTTGCTGGCTGCTGCTGCCATTTACACAGCTCAATGTAGTCTGTACCAGTTTAAGCAATGGACTAAGACCACCAAGTGGTACACTGATTACTCAGAAGAGAAGCTTCT CGAATGCTCAAGGCTGATGGTTACTTTCCATCAGAAAGCTGGATCAGGGAAACTCACCGGTGTATATAGAAAGTACAATACATGGAAGTATGGCTGTGCCGCGAAAATAGAACCAGCCCTGTTTCTACTGGATAATTAA
- the LOC114408367 gene encoding sorcin-like isoform X2 has product MENRVILQEWFDRVDSEKSGSITAVQLKTALAVGNLEFPLSVVQQMIRMYDFDRNGTMSFQEFVALNNFLLKVQHAFSDLERGRGFLVPDDVFEALGKIGFMLDSPAFYSVCESFDQSKNGRFRLDDLISICIFLQSARNLFNSFDTAKQGRVTLDLNQFVYCKYDSTI; this is encoded by the exons ATGGAGAACAGGGTAATATTACAGGAATGGTTTGACCGCGTTGACTCGGAGAAAAGTGGAAGCATAACAGCGGTACAGCTGAAG ACTGCTCTTGCTGTGGGCAACCTGGAATTTCCGCTCTCAGTTGTTCAGCAAATGATCAG GATGTACGATTTCGACAGGAATGGTACTATGAGCTTTCAAG AATTTGTTGCACTCAACAACTTCCTTCTTAAG GTTCAACATGCATTTTCTGATCTAGAGag GGGTCGTGGTTTTCTTGTACCTGATGATGTATTTGAG GCTTTGGGAAAAATTGGTTTCATGCTGGATTCTCCTGCTTTTTACTCTGTCTGCGAG AGCTTTGATCAAAGTAAAAATGGGAGGTTTCGGCTGGATGACTTAATATCAATCTGTATATTCTTACAATCAGCACG GAACCTATTTAATTCATTTGATACAGCTAAACAAGGCAGAGTTACTCTCGATCTGAATCAATTTGTCTATTGTA AATATGATTCAACTATATGA
- the LOC114408367 gene encoding sorcin-like isoform X1: MENRVILQEWFDRVDSEKSGSITAVQLKTALAVGNLEFPLSVVQQMIRMYDFDRNGTMSFQEFVALNNFLLKVQHAFSDLERGRGFLVPDDVFEALGKIGFMLDSPAFYSVCESFDQSKNGRFRLDDLISICIFLQSARNLFNSFDTAKQGRVTLDLNQFVYCTANCRI; the protein is encoded by the exons ATGGAGAACAGGGTAATATTACAGGAATGGTTTGACCGCGTTGACTCGGAGAAAAGTGGAAGCATAACAGCGGTACAGCTGAAG ACTGCTCTTGCTGTGGGCAACCTGGAATTTCCGCTCTCAGTTGTTCAGCAAATGATCAG GATGTACGATTTCGACAGGAATGGTACTATGAGCTTTCAAG AATTTGTTGCACTCAACAACTTCCTTCTTAAG GTTCAACATGCATTTTCTGATCTAGAGag GGGTCGTGGTTTTCTTGTACCTGATGATGTATTTGAG GCTTTGGGAAAAATTGGTTTCATGCTGGATTCTCCTGCTTTTTACTCTGTCTGCGAG AGCTTTGATCAAAGTAAAAATGGGAGGTTTCGGCTGGATGACTTAATATCAATCTGTATATTCTTACAATCAGCACG GAACCTATTTAATTCATTTGATACAGCTAAACAAGGCAGAGTTACTCTCGATCTGAATCAATTTGTCTATTGTA CTGCCAATTGCAGAATATGA